The DNA window CGCGATCGAAGTCGCCTGATCCGGTCCGTCCGTGCCCGGCTGATCTCGCCGGGCGCGGGCGAACTCCCCTGATGGCCACCTTGACGGCACTCACTGCCGTGTTCAGTATCAGCTGTTTTGACACAGTTTGTGTATCGCAGCATGTGACACACCCGGGTCGGGTGATGTTGCATGATCTGCCGCCTGACCGGCGTTGTGGTGAGGGCCATGACGCGGAATGGGACGATCATGCGATTCGTGGACGCGATGCTGACGGCTGAAGTGCCGGTTGAGAACGTGTCGGCGTGGTGCCGGGAGCATGGTGTCGATAGGCGGACGTTCTATCGGCACCGTGCCCGGATCCAGGCCGAGGGGCAGTGGCGGCGGCGGTCGACCCGGCCCAAGACCGTGCGGCATGCTACGGCGGAGCCGGTCGTGGCTGTCGTGCTGCGGCTGCGGAAGGAGCTGAAACCGGACAACGGGGCGGACCCGATCCGCGATCGGCTTCTGGAGTTGGCCGCCGAGCGGGACTGGGCCGGACGGGGCTGGCCTGTCCCGTCGCGGGCCACGATCAACCGGATCCTGTCCCGGCACGGGCTGGCCGAGTCCAACCCCCGTAAGCGGCCCCGGTCCTCCTACCGTCGGTTCAGCTATGCCCGGCCGCGGGACTGCTACCAGATCGACGCCACCGAGGTCATCCTCGCCGGCGGGGCCACGGTGGTGGTGTTCGAGGTCCTCGACGACTGCACGCGCATGCTGGTGGCCAATCACGCCGCCGAGGCCGAAACCTCCCGTGCCGCGATCACCGCGATCACCGCGGCCATCACCGACCATGGTGCGCCCGCGATCGTGTTGTCCGACAACGGATCCGCGTTCACCTCACGCGGCCGCCACCCCAACGCCGGGCCATCGGCGTTCGCCCGCACCGTCACCGGCCACGGCTGCAGGCTGATCCATTCCAGCCCCTACCACCCGCAGACCTGCGGCAAGGTCGAACGCCACCACCAGACCTTCAAACGCTGGCTGGATCACCAACCCATCCAACCCGCGACCCTGACCGAACTCCGCACCCTGCTCGAGGTCTACCGCGAGCACTACAACCACCGCCGCCACAGCGCCCTTGGCCGGCAAACCCCCACCCATGCCTGGACCACCAGCGACAGCCACGGCGGACCCCAGCACCTGCCCGTCCAGGACGACGCCACCGTGCACCGCCTCAAAGTCAGCACCACCGGCACGGTCAACCTCGGCAAACACGCCCGGCTACGGATCGGCACCGCCCACGCCGGACACACCATCACCATCATCCGTGACAGCGACCGGGCCACCGCCTACACCAGCGACGGCGACCCGATCGGCCACATCCACCTCGACCACACCAAGACCTACCAAGGCCAACTCACCCCAGCCGCCTAACCTGTGTCACAACAACCGAGACAAACCTGCGGCAGAACTACCGAGACACGACACGGCACTCACTGCCGTCAAGGTGGCCATCACGGCATGCGGCGGCCCGGCTGCCAGCCGCGCGCCCGTCCCCGCCGCACCGCAGCGACGGCGATCCCCGCTGCCGCGGCGAAGCCCAGCGCGCCGATCGTGACACCGCCCGCGAGCCCGTCCCCTGGTGCGACGGCAGCCGCCGCGGCGGGCACCACCCTGGCCGGTTTCCCAGCGCCCGCACCGAGTCCCGGCGCCGGTGCGTCCGCCGGGATCTGCGCGGTGACGGCCGCGTAGGCGTCGAGCGTGCCCCAGCCGCGCTTCGGGTCGTGGTCTCCGTTCGGCGGCCGGTTCGCGGTCAGCACCAGCCTCGTGACGACCTGCTCCGGCGAAAGCGCGGGGTGGTAGGCGCGGACGAGCGCGGCGGCACCGGCGACGTAGGCCGCGGCCAGCCCGGGATCGGTGAGCGGCCACCGGTGCGCCACCACACCGTGCCCGCCCGCGGAGGTGCTCACCAGATCGGCGCCGGGCGCCGCGATCCCGAGGTGGTCACCGGCCTCCTGTCCGACGGTCGCCCCGGCCCGGTCGAGCGATCCGACCGCGAGCGCACCCGGCGTCGC is part of the Amycolatopsis sp. CA-230715 genome and encodes:
- a CDS encoding DDE-type integrase/transposase/recombinase — translated: MRFVDAMLTAEVPVENVSAWCREHGVDRRTFYRHRARIQAEGQWRRRSTRPKTVRHATAEPVVAVVLRLRKELKPDNGADPIRDRLLELAAERDWAGRGWPVPSRATINRILSRHGLAESNPRKRPRSSYRRFSYARPRDCYQIDATEVILAGGATVVVFEVLDDCTRMLVANHAAEAETSRAAITAITAAITDHGAPAIVLSDNGSAFTSRGRHPNAGPSAFARTVTGHGCRLIHSSPYHPQTCGKVERHHQTFKRWLDHQPIQPATLTELRTLLEVYREHYNHRRHSALGRQTPTHAWTTSDSHGGPQHLPVQDDATVHRLKVSTTGTVNLGKHARLRIGTAHAGHTITIIRDSDRATAYTSDGDPIGHIHLDHTKTYQGQLTPAA